CAGATGGGTTATAATGGGAGGATCAGACAGTACCAGCTGCTGCTTCATGCGTATTTGCATGCAAAGGCCCCTGTTTATGGATTTAGAGAGAGGATGAAGGCTGATAACATTTTCCCCAACAGTGTCATCGCATCTTTACTTGCCGCAACCGATCCattcaacaagaagaagtCGATATCTGACATACTTGAATAGGATCTGGGATGCTTTAGGCCCATACTTTGTCACCATGCGATATGATGTTTCTTATGGTTTTCTGCCAAAGTATGTGATGCGATAATAATGTCTTAGTCATGGAACGAACTACTAGTGTTTGCATTTTGTATTCTCATGCATTACTGAACTTCGCGTCAGGAATAGATATACTGAAGCTGCTTCCCTAGAATATTCAGTTACTCCTTAAGTTTATCTCTATTTCTTTGACCTGATAGCAATCAGGACTACCTTTGCTCACTTTCTTTGCCTGTACATATTCCTTAATTTCGATCCAGATTGAATTGTGTTGGAATCTTGACCAAATCTGAAGTTCGTTCTCCTACAAAACTGTACTTAAGCTGTCTATTTGTAAAAGCAATATTTGCCTTGTACTAATAACTCTGGAGAAATAAATGAACTCTGCAAGTAACAATTGCTAGTTAGAACGAGTCATCCTTTCAACTTGATTTGGGAAGGTTTTCCAGGTTTGTAAAGCACGTAATACTACTTGACATTAAATGTGAACTCTGCAATCAGCATTTGGCATCAGAACGAGTCTTGTCCTTGAGCTAAACTTGACTGGGAAAATTCCAGGTCTGCAAAGTAGACGATCTTCGTTCGTATCATCCTGACAGGATTAATGGACGGGAACACATATCTTCtgatgcagcagcagtcgTAATAGTGAAGATACAGCAAGGGAGAAGTCATGCTGGCAAGAAGACTAAACAAAGCAGCTCTCAACCAAGGACTTCCTGACGTCGGCGCCAAGAGCGCCGGGTCGTCCGTCTCTCAGCCTGAAGACGCTCTCCACAACTGAGAGCTCGGTCGCCGTGGTGTCCGAGCCGCAGAACGCCGCCCAGTCGTTGACCGCCATGCCGCTCGCGATGACCTCGCTCCCCCGGTTCACGGTGCCGGCCACGAGGGGCACCTGTAGCAGCGTCGACAGCTCGTCCAGGTCTTCCACCGACGTCCGCGGGTGAACCTACAGATACGCGGTTCACAAGTTTCAGAGATAAAGAGTGATGATCACATTCTGCACTGAACTTCAGTTCGCTAGTAGCTGGTTGCCATGAGCTTACAAGTCCCCCTTTGTTGGAAAAGGTGCAGAAACTCCCCACCAGTATGTTCCCAGCGATCGTCTGCCTGAACACCTCCACTCCAAGAACGTCTGAGATGAGCTCCTCGGTTTCCTGCCACGGACAAAACACTCCAGATAAGTCCAGATCTCTTCATCTTTGCACGATTTGCTATATGATTATTGCCGCATCGTTGGGGGTTAAGAACAATTACCTTGGTGAGATCTGGGTTTGTGAGAGCAACATGGTCATTGCAAGCAATGCAGTTGCCCAGGGCAGAGAGGCGTTCGTCGATGCGCTGGACGACCACCTGATCAGGCAGGCTGTTCTTCAGGTGCTGGAGCTCTGTTGGCAACAAAGGCGTCTGTCAGACTGTTTTGTCGAAAAAAATGCCCGCCACACTGTCAATGACAACATATGCGGATCCTTCAATTCACAAACAAATGTCACTCGGTGTGTTTCCTACCTTGGTCGGTGGTGGTATGTGGCAGAAGAAGCCCGTTTTTGTTGCCTGATCAACATAGCGAACAGACACAAAAAACATATGAGCAATCAAGTTCAATACAGGAACCACAAAATTACTAGGACTCCTtctgttcctaaatttttatcattttagtacaaatttgaactaaaacaacgacaagaatttaggaacagagggagtgcAGTCTGTTCGGTTCGCATTGAGGAAAAGCAAAGTGCGCTCACCGACGCAGAGTCTCCCGACGATCCTGGTGCCGCCGATGGACGCCCTGACCACCGGGATGACGCCAGCGAGCTCGGCTTCAAACACACTGCCACCGCAAATAAAACGTAAACACTACAGTTAGACACGCCACCACACATGACAACAGATTCAATCGTCGATTTGTTCTGAGTGGCCAATTAACCTGACGAAATTCtcagcgccgccggcggcgacgaggcagTAGGCGTTGGTGAGCCTCGAGAAGACGCCAACCTCGCACGAGTTCTCGAACTTGAGACCTGCGGCACAGCAGGACCAAAAGCGTTCGCATCGACCGGTCAATTTGGAAGGAACAGAAAAAGGGGAAAGAAAATTCGGTAAGATAAGATCGGATGGGGACTCACGGGACGCCATTGTCGGGCCTGGTCGCGGAAACCTCCCTCGACGGCGAGTAAGGGGAGCTTAGCGGGGACGcgacgggcgggcgggcgggcgggaggtggcgccggtggtggtggtggaagtGTTTTGCGGTGGAGGAGGTGAATAGTTTGAGGCGAACTCTTATAATACTACGATCGTAATTCCTTAACGTGCTGTGGTTGGGGTTTGGGTGCCGTTGGTTCCAAGTTTCGTAGTGGGCCACGGCTTGGACTTTGGACTTGCTGAGGCTCCTTTCCTCTCCAAGTTTCTTCTCTGTTGGGCTTACGTTGGCACCAAGTTTTCCTGCCGGCCGGTCGCGGCGGCTCGGCCACGCCGCTGTTTGGTTGTACACGTCAGGTGCCCAGCTGGCTAGACAgctttccctcaaaaaaaaaaaaagctggcTAGACagttttccctaaaaaaaaaaagctggcTAGACAGCTAGCGAAACAGTTTTGACTTTGATCCGGAGGCGAGAACGAACCGGAGACAAGTAACACGAGTGGCCATGGATTCTCCCTTGTGTTTTTCAACCATTCGGGTACATATTGGTAGTGTGGATATCGATCTCGTTGATACATAGATAGCACACGTAATAActgtattttatttgtttactagctaaatacccgtgcgttgcaacggaggCACAAATATTTCAATGATTTACGTCTCAAATATAGATTACGCATGTCCATCGACCGatcgaatttttttcttttcaaaacgTAATTGACAAACGTAGAAAACTTATCTTAATTTGTGGAACTTACCTTCCACATGGgcttaattttctcaaatatagaTTACGCATGGTTTCCTTAATTTGTGGAACTTACCTTGCTGAGAGCTTAatttgtggaacttaccctgcGGCGGGACTGCGTCCCATGGCGGCGATCACGGGGACCGGCAGTGCGGCaccccatggcggcggcggcggcgtggaccgGCACATGGAGGGACGGGCGCAGGAGGGAtggtgagggagaggaagggatCGAGTGAGTTCCGGTGGAGAGGAGAGATTtcgggagaggagaggctggtgggcggtggcggcgccgcgcggGGCAGGGAGCAGCGGTGGCATGCGGGCTAGGCGAGATgcgagaaaaggaaagagaaaaacgaTTCAGGAGTTCGGGCGATGGCATACGGATGTAATTTCTGTGAATTTGGGACGACGGACCAACGTCCAACGTaccaaactgcaaattaaaTAGTAGTAAAGAAAATAGAGAAACTTCAGTACATATGCTAATTTGGATACGCTTATTCATccgagtaaaaaaaaatggtggcATGAGAAGAGGTTGAGCTCTAATACAAAGGACCGAGCCGTCTTCAAATGTGGAGGCTAACTGAGAACAAAATAAGTTTGTCGTCCTAAGACACAGCCACCGAGAGAACAAAATGCATATGCAGACAGAGCCATGAAAAAACTCAGAAGGCTATCAACGGTCtctgctagttttttttttctcgtgaCATCAACCCGGCAAGGCGAACCGAGGACCAATGTCGGGCATTTCATTAGTCTCTTACGTGTGTCCAAGGCGTCTTAACGGAGCAAACGGAGTCATACGGAATAATGGTGTCCATTGCTACATCGTCGTTCTCGTGTGGGTGTCGTGACCTACATAATTGACCCCATGGTTTATAATTCGTCTTTTCGTACTTTTGGTTTTAATGGTTACCAGTGCAAACAATGGTTTCAAAATCTGCCCTACGAGGGTGTCCCCAACCATGACGCATTCATCAATTTCAGGTTCCGAAAATGTCTCGAGCATGTTGCGGCGGTGCCTCAGTCTCCACTGTTGGATCACACTTGTAGACCTAACATGTGTTGGGGGTGATGTTAGAGTTATCAGAATACACGAATGGAATAATGGATTCCACCTGGTAGATACGTGCATCCCACGTGCTTCTCACAACTGCTTTGTTTGCACCGTACATAGGTTCTGGATCCGATGGCTACGAGGAATGGCACAACTCTCCATGGTACCAGATCAAGCCTCTCTTTTGGTTTCCATTTTTGTGCTTTTTTTAAAACCTTGGAAATTAATCTAGTAGCCCTTTTGTGTATGGTATTCTTTAATATTGTCGCTGGATACATGGATGAATGCCAAGATGAACGGCGACCTAAACACTCAATTTTGAGGGATTATGATCGACATTTCAATTTATTACTCCTCCAACCGGTATTACTTcttttaaatttgtccaaatatggctgtatctatgtgtaaaaagcgtctagatacatgtaatattttgacaagtaattccggccggagggagtagatgtttCTGTTGTCTGATGTTCACATTGGTTGTTCCGTTCATCTATTTTACTTTGTTAGATGAACCAATAAAACCATATCattatttatgaaaaaaaaacatttttcttaCATAAATGTTCGAGCATCCAACTACAAAGTCCAGTTCTCTCCTCGAAAAAAGTTAGTACTACCTCCAACCCATATTACTtctcgaaatattacatgtacctagatgctttttaaacataaatacatccatttatgggcaaatttgagacaagtaatattgGATCGGAGAGAATACCACTTCATTAATTTGATCCTTCATCTGCGTCTCCTCGTCTCCACGCTTGCCTAAGAGCCACTTTTTCTGATAGTATGGGGGGGAGGTGGGGCACCGGctagattttgtttttaaggtCCAGCCGGTTCCcagccggcgcccccaaaCGCCTCTCAaaaccaaattttacaaattgAAACAAACTTATTATTTGACCCGAGCTGTGTCTTCTGGAGTGGGTGTCTTCATACACCGGTCTCCAAACACCGCCACAATTGCCCTACATAACCTGTACATGCAATCGATGGCCGTGGACTCGGCCATGCGGAGGCAATCGTCCTGTGTATCGGTAGGAATTCCATAAGCAAGCAAACGAAGGGATACCGTGCATTTATGAATTGATATGAAACCAAGCGTGCCGACTGCGTCCCTCTTCAATTTGAACTAATCGTCATACTCCCAGAGGTACTCGGCGATCCTCAAAACGAGCTTCCGAGACATTCTGACACGGCGCTGAAAGATCACATCGTTGTGCAATGGATCAACGGCGAAGTAGTCTGCGTACAACATGCAGTAGCCTTCCATCCTTTGCCTCGCCTTGCTCTTGTGACGGCCCTTCCTCGATCCTCACCTTCCCGGCCGCTTTGCATCTTCGGCGATGAGGCCAAGAAGCGATGAGACGATGAGTTGATGCTCCTCTTCGCCACGCAGCATCATCGGCAGCGGCTACTTCCTCGTCAAAAAGCACGGCGAGCATCTCTTCGTCATCCAAATCCATGCCCTTGGCAAATCGTCGAACACCTTGCGAGCAACATGGCCGCGGGGTGGGCACCTACGGGGTGCGGGAACTAGAACTGCGGCGGCAATGGAAGATCTACGCGGCggcaggtttttttttctatctgcTGCCTACAGTCGCCGGTGAGAGGGGTGGTTCCGGCGGCGATTCGGGGGTGGAAGTCGCCGAAGCTAACAGAGAAGGGCAAATGGGGTATGTTTTTGGGTTTGTGCCGCTGACAGTGCTGGCCCACGAGGTTTTGCGTCCGAGCCGGCGCTCCCGACAGCCCTCCTAAATTTGGTTCGGCCTAGAGGTGCCGGCTAAAAAACAATTTGCAGAGGCTGGCTGGGTCGGAATTTTCAGGCCGGCACCCACAATGGACGGACGGAGATGCTCTGATAATCCGGACATGCTAACTCTAGCTGAGGACGACCTCagctcttttcttcttcagctTTAGTACTCCTACAGTCCTACTCCGTAACACGTTAATGTTAGAATACGCCTTCGGTTTAGGGAAACGTACATTTGGGCCCAAGAAAACAAACGAGGTCTTCCCCTACCTCTGTCCAAACAGATGGCCATACAAATCACGCCGTCAATTCGACTCTCCGATAGTCCGGCAGATCCGCCGGCGTTAGAAGTGGCAAATACGGCACGGCCGCGCGGCATTTTTCCGCGCAGCGCCTGCAGCGTGGTTTGCCGTGCCGCTGGCCCGGCGCCCGCGTCCGGCGGCCGGGCGGGCTCGACGGGGGGATTCCACTATTCCAGCGAGGGCAGGTAACATAGCATCATTCGCGGAAGTTGTTTAGTCCCACATCGCCATTGCGGACGGAATCCGCGTCCTATAAATCCGTATCATTCGCGGATTGCCTCGCCGGGCCTAGTAGCGAAGGCCTGTAACTCCGGCTTCGGAGGGTAGAGTTGGCGGGAGGGGTTCGTGTGTGCGCTTTAAGTTGAGCCTAAGGTCAGGTAATACGCACGTCCGTCCGCGCATAATAGCGCTTAAACAACCGCCATATCAATGTGTTATAAGGTACGGCGGTATAAGACGACGCTGCCCTGAGCCCGGCAAGAGTGGGCAGCCCCTCGACGCGGGGTGGCCTTCAGCCGAGCCCCTATATTATAGTGTTAGCTGGGCTTTCCCCCTCGTTTAGGGGGAGCCTTCGGTTCCTTAATCGGCGCACTCTCGACCCCGCTCGCCAACTCTTTTGCTTCTCTTTTGATCTATAGAGATTATTCTGACGTTAGTATTATTCgaagtttatttatttatctcgGAATCACGCAGAGTGCTGCTCTAGATCACCTAGGAATGTTCATAGAGAAAGCAGGTTTCAGTTCATCTGTAGAGTAAGGTACTGTTAAAAACAGAGTCAAGCAATTTATCAATCATGCATTGGGTAAGCTTAATGCTTAATGCCCTTCTTATTACATTTCAGTAATGCACATTCTGAACAAGATTCTGGGCTTGTTAGCACAGAAGGCTCAGCTCTGTGTTCTTCAGTTGAATTTCATTGGCTATGAATATTTTCCACTGATGTCAGAAACTTGTACTCTCCAGCTTCGGATAGAGATCATGTAAATAAGAGAACTGTAATAGTACTTGGTTGTTTTTGACTTTGTTTTTAAGTGGGGGTATGTGCTGGTAGCTTTCAACTGATCACTGACGAATGTAGTGTTTTATCTTTATTGATATCCTGAATGTAGTGTTTTTATCTTTATTGATATCCCAATTCTTAGTCAGACCATTCTTAATTGAACAAATGTTCATATGTTTAGAGTAGATGCTTTATGTTGGGCAACCTGAAAAAATCATCAGTGGTGTCAAGTGCTGTCTCTGTATTTTACTGAAAAATTACCCAGGCCTCTGTGTTGCTTCTGTGCTGGGGTATCTTTAGGAGCACACTGGAGCTAGGAAGGCCAGATTCATCAAGCTGCGTGCATACTAGAGGAGGCCTCGAACTGAGTTCTGACTTGCTAACTTTGAAGCCATGTCTGCAGCTCACTGACGAAGACATCATCTGGGGCTCTCGGCACTTTGTTAGTTCAAATGTAACAATATGGTTGTTCTCCCGGATGTAACCTTGGTGATGATTATAGTGATACTGTGCTCTTTGTTAGTTCTCTCGGCTTTTAGGtgcgttttctttttcaatttAACAAGGTTTAGATCAATATCATCTTCCCACAAAATTCAGTTTTCATTTGCAGGAACCTTTAAGAAAATAATGCACATGTTCAGCAAGAGTACGAGCATACACAATAATACACAGAGTCAGCGTTGACTCTCAATGTCAGCAAAAGTCGACGGTAAAATAAAACATACAAAAAATTGTATCTTCATATTTATCATAAATGTTTTGTTAGCATTAAAATGCTATAATTGCGATAAAGTACGATTGGTAAACAGGTTATCTCTTAGCTGATTCTTGCCGATTCTTTCCTTAAATTGGACTTTCTAAGTTGGCttcttttgaaaagaaaacacgCCAT
The Brachypodium distachyon strain Bd21 chromosome 2, Brachypodium_distachyon_v3.0, whole genome shotgun sequence genome window above contains:
- the LOC100826654 gene encoding eukaryotic translation initiation factor 6-2, translated to MASRLKFENSCEVGVFSRLTNAYCLVAAGGAENFVSVFEAELAGVIPVVRASIGGTRIVGRLCVGNKNGLLLPHTTTDQELQHLKNSLPDQVVVQRIDERLSALGNCIACNDHVALTNPDLTKETEELISDVLGVEVFRQTIAGNILVGSFCTFSNKGGLVHPRTSVEDLDELSTLLQVPLVAGTVNRGSEVIASGMAVNDWAAFCGSDTTATELSVVESVFRLRDGRPGALGADVRKSLVESCFV